Proteins co-encoded in one Pogona vitticeps strain Pit_001003342236 chromosome 9, PviZW2.1, whole genome shotgun sequence genomic window:
- the LOC144584253 gene encoding forkhead box protein G1-like, which produces MEGLKTNSWALQSPFSITNLLQDGASNKAPRGSLSSPLREDETLSVAASDEEERQKLRKEELMGERRGKLEKPPFSYNALIMMAIRQSPEKRLTLNGIYEFIMGNFPYYKENKQGWQNSIRHNLSLNKCFVKVPRHYDDPGKGNYWMLGPSSEDVFIVGVTGKLRRRSPGSRAKLAFRRGGGLASAEVTFSGSLCWPLPPLCGSSSAFLGHHHPGAFSWFSSHQAMMSPEIHRQSEEVAPCSRHQHITTTMLASAVPCGLSALDRLDSCSVNLMASRANYILSQRHHHASPFHPQPGLLSKCTGNLLGGVPLVFPGQLSPEFSSYFAFPNQGSPFNPSQP; this is translated from the coding sequence ATGGAAGGGTTAAAGACCAACAGCTGGGCCCTGCAATCTCCCTTCAGCATCACAAACCTCCTTCAAGACGGGGCGTCAAACAAAGCTCCCCGGGGCTCTCTGTCATCGCCACTTAGGGAAGACGAGACCCTCTCAGTGGCCGCCAGCGATGAAGAAGAACGCCAGAAGTTGAGGAAAGAGGAGCTTatgggggaaaggagagggaaactCGAGAAGCCCCCCTTCAGCTACAACGCCTTGATCATGATGGCCATCCGCCAGAGTCCCGAGAAGCGCCTCACGCTCAACGGGATCTACGAATTCATCATGGGGAACTTTCCTTACTACAAGGAAAACAAGCAAGGCTGGCAGAATTCCATCCGCCATAACCTCAGCCTGAACAAATGCTTCGTGAAGGTGCCCCGGCACTACGACGACCCTGGGAAGGGCAACTACTGGATGTTGGGTCCTTCCAGCGAGGATGTCTTCATCGTAGGGGTCACCGGCAAACTTAGGAGGAGGTCCCCCGGATCCCGGGCCAAGTTGGCTTTCAGAAGAGGAGGTGGGCTGGCTTCTGCTGAGGTGACGTTTTCCGGGTCGCTTTGCTGGCCGTTGCCGCCTCTCTGTGGGTCCTCCTCAGCTTTCTTGGGCCATCATCACCCCGGGGCCTTCTCTTGGTTCTCCTCCCATCAGGCTATGATGTCTCCAGAGATCCACAGACAGTCAGAAGAAGTCGCTCCGTGCAGCCGCCACCAACACATCACGACCACGATGTTGGCTTCAGCCGTGCCTTGCGGCCTCTCCGCCCTTGACCGCTTAGACTCCTGTTCTGTCAACTTAATGGCAAGCCGAGCAAACTACATCTTGTCTCAGAGACATCACCACGCTTCGCCCTTTCACCCTCAACCTGGCCTTCTGTCCAAATGCACTGGAAATCTCCTCGGCGGAGTACCTCTGGTTTTCCCTGGACAACTTTCTCCGGAGTTCTCAAGCTATTTCGCTTTTCCGAACCAGGGATCTCCATTTAATCCCAGCCAGCCTTAA